One window of the Triticum dicoccoides isolate Atlit2015 ecotype Zavitan chromosome 3B, WEW_v2.0, whole genome shotgun sequence genome contains the following:
- the LOC119277784 gene encoding SUN domain-containing protein 4-like isoform X1, giving the protein MQKSRRDLMKRKAAAKAHEQSAGAAAGMRRRRLYGFSASLVVASWVALLILNSLVGHGDGQRGTHDGGDPIVAIPIAGPGPTMNEGSVSPDVVHQEHEENLAVSADTCVKLDASVLLSEETVLQEDELCPKDDTQSDDMEALIEDDRIELSEGQGKEQTLTMDDQIHLSEGRGEEEVLAKDDQIEQSEGQGESPHLTNIDSVAHPAEKVDAEDVPKPARLARIVPPGLDEFKTRAIAERGKDASSQTGHVIHRREPSGQLYNYASAAKGAKVLDFNKEAKGASNILDKDKDKYLRNPCSVEGKYVIIELSEETLVDTIAIANFEHYSSNLKEFEMLSSLIYPTENWETLGRFTVANAKHAQSFTFPEPKWARYLKFNLLSHYGSASYCTLSMLEVYGMDAVEKMLENLIPVENRNAESDDKSKEPIEQPPLKEPSGGKDSSQEPLDEDEFEVEDDKPNGDSSRNGVHDQIVETRTLQAGRIPGDTVLKILMQKVQSLDVSFSVLERYLEELNSRYGQIFKDFDSDIDSKDALLEKIKLELKELQSSKNDFARDIESILSWKSVASSQLDQLVLDNLILRSEYERFRDKQVDLENRSFVVIFLCFIFGCLAIAKLSIGMIFNICRLYDCEKLDMVKSGWLVLLLSSCIVASILVIQ; this is encoded by the exons ATGCAGAAGTCGCGGAGAGACCTCATGAAGAGGAAGGCGGCGGCCAAGGCGCACGAGCAGAGCGCGGGCGCGGCCGCCGGGATGAGGAGGCGGCGGCTCTACGGCTTCTCCGCCTCGCTCGTCGTTGCGTCCTGGGTCGCGCTCCTCATCCTCAACTCGCTCGTCGGCCACGGCGACGGTCAACGCGGTACGCACG ATGGTGGAGACCCTATTGTTGCCATTCCCATTGCTGGGCCTGGGCCTACAATGAATGAAGGTTCTGTTAGTCCTGATGTTGTACACCAGGAGCATGAGGAGAATTTGGcagtgtctgctgacacatgtgtaAAACTTGATGCAAGTGTCTTGCTTTCAGAAGAGACAGTGCTGCAGGAAGATGAACTGTGTCCCAAGGATGATACCCAAAGTGATGACATGGAAGCTCTAATAGAGGATGATCGAATTGAGCTGTCGGAAGGTCAGGGCAAGGAACAAACTCTAACCATGGATGATCAAATTCACCTGTCAGAAGGTCGGGGTGAGGAAGAAGTTCTGGCCAAGGATGATCAAATCGAGCAGTCAGAAGGTCAGGGTGAGAGTCCTCATCTGACAAACATTGACTCTGTAGCTCATCCAGCGGAGAAGGTGGATGCTGAAGATGTTCCCAAACCAGCAAGATTGGCACGGATTGTTCCTCCCGGTCTTGATGAATTCAAGACGAGAGCAATTGCTGAAAGGGGAAAGGATGCCTCCAGTCAAACTGGTCATGTGATCCACCGAAGGGAACCTAGTGGTCAGTTGTACAATTATGCTTCGGCAGCTAAAGGGGCAAAGGTTCTGGATTTTAACAAGGAGGCCAAAGGCGCTTCCAACATTCTAGACAAAGATAAGGATAAGTATCTCCGCAATCCTTGCTCCGTTGAGGGAAAATATGTCATCATAGAGCTTTCTGAAGAAACCTTGGTAGATACCATTGCAATTGCAAATTTTGAGCATTACTCTTCTAATTTAAAAGAATTTGAAATGCTGAGCAGTCTTATTTATCCCACAGAAAACTGGGAAACACTTGGGAGATTCACTGTCGCAAATGCGAAGCATGCTCAGAGTTTCACATTTCCCGAGCCAAAGTGGGCGAGGTACTTGAAGTTCAATTTGCTAAGCCATTATGGTTCTGCAAGCTATTGTACACTGAGTATGCTTGAGGTGTACGGAATGGATGctgtggaaaagatgctcgagaacTTGATCCCAGTTGAGAATAGAAATGCTGAATCTGATGACAAATCGAAGGAGCCAATTGAGCAACCACCTTTGAAGGAGCCTAGTGGTGGAAAAGACTCCTCACAGGAACCCCTTGATGAAGAtgaatttgaggtagaagatgataAGCCAAATGGAGATTCATCAAGGAATGGTgttcatgatcagattgtagagacAAGGACACTTCAGGCTGGCAGAATTCCTGGAGATACAGTTCTTAAGATACTGATGCAGAAAGTTCAGTCTCTTGATGTGAGCTTTTCTGTATTGGAGCGGTACCTAGAGGAACTCAACAGCAGATATGGACAAATTTTTAAGGATTTCGATTCTGATATTGATAGCAAAGATGCACTCTTGGAGAAGATAAAATTGGAGTTGAAGGAGCTTCAGAGCAGCAAAAATGACTTT GCGAGAGATATTGAAAGTATCCTTTCATGGAAGTCAGTTGCCTCCTCGCAGTTAGACCAACTTGTCCTGGATAATCTCATACTCAG ATCTGAGTATGAGCGATTTCGGGATAAGCAGGTTGACCTGGAGAATAGGAGCTTTGTTGTTATATTCCTGTGTTTTATTTTTGGATGCCTAGCCATAGCTAAATTGTCCATAGGTATGATATTCAATATTTGTAGGTTATATGATTGTGAAAAGTTGGATATGGTAAAATCCGGATGGCTTGTGCTGCTGCTGAGCAGCTGCATTGTGGCCTCCATTTTGGTAATACAGTGA
- the LOC119277784 gene encoding SUN domain-containing protein 4-like isoform X2 — translation MQKSRRDLMKRKAAAKAHEQSAGAAAGMRRRRLYGFSASLVVASWVALLILNSLVGHGDGQRDGGDPIVAIPIAGPGPTMNEGSVSPDVVHQEHEENLAVSADTCVKLDASVLLSEETVLQEDELCPKDDTQSDDMEALIEDDRIELSEGQGKEQTLTMDDQIHLSEGRGEEEVLAKDDQIEQSEGQGESPHLTNIDSVAHPAEKVDAEDVPKPARLARIVPPGLDEFKTRAIAERGKDASSQTGHVIHRREPSGQLYNYASAAKGAKVLDFNKEAKGASNILDKDKDKYLRNPCSVEGKYVIIELSEETLVDTIAIANFEHYSSNLKEFEMLSSLIYPTENWETLGRFTVANAKHAQSFTFPEPKWARYLKFNLLSHYGSASYCTLSMLEVYGMDAVEKMLENLIPVENRNAESDDKSKEPIEQPPLKEPSGGKDSSQEPLDEDEFEVEDDKPNGDSSRNGVHDQIVETRTLQAGRIPGDTVLKILMQKVQSLDVSFSVLERYLEELNSRYGQIFKDFDSDIDSKDALLEKIKLELKELQSSKNDFARDIESILSWKSVASSQLDQLVLDNLILRSEYERFRDKQVDLENRSFVVIFLCFIFGCLAIAKLSIGMIFNICRLYDCEKLDMVKSGWLVLLLSSCIVASILVIQ, via the exons ATGCAGAAGTCGCGGAGAGACCTCATGAAGAGGAAGGCGGCGGCCAAGGCGCACGAGCAGAGCGCGGGCGCGGCCGCCGGGATGAGGAGGCGGCGGCTCTACGGCTTCTCCGCCTCGCTCGTCGTTGCGTCCTGGGTCGCGCTCCTCATCCTCAACTCGCTCGTCGGCCACGGCGACGGTCAACGCG ATGGTGGAGACCCTATTGTTGCCATTCCCATTGCTGGGCCTGGGCCTACAATGAATGAAGGTTCTGTTAGTCCTGATGTTGTACACCAGGAGCATGAGGAGAATTTGGcagtgtctgctgacacatgtgtaAAACTTGATGCAAGTGTCTTGCTTTCAGAAGAGACAGTGCTGCAGGAAGATGAACTGTGTCCCAAGGATGATACCCAAAGTGATGACATGGAAGCTCTAATAGAGGATGATCGAATTGAGCTGTCGGAAGGTCAGGGCAAGGAACAAACTCTAACCATGGATGATCAAATTCACCTGTCAGAAGGTCGGGGTGAGGAAGAAGTTCTGGCCAAGGATGATCAAATCGAGCAGTCAGAAGGTCAGGGTGAGAGTCCTCATCTGACAAACATTGACTCTGTAGCTCATCCAGCGGAGAAGGTGGATGCTGAAGATGTTCCCAAACCAGCAAGATTGGCACGGATTGTTCCTCCCGGTCTTGATGAATTCAAGACGAGAGCAATTGCTGAAAGGGGAAAGGATGCCTCCAGTCAAACTGGTCATGTGATCCACCGAAGGGAACCTAGTGGTCAGTTGTACAATTATGCTTCGGCAGCTAAAGGGGCAAAGGTTCTGGATTTTAACAAGGAGGCCAAAGGCGCTTCCAACATTCTAGACAAAGATAAGGATAAGTATCTCCGCAATCCTTGCTCCGTTGAGGGAAAATATGTCATCATAGAGCTTTCTGAAGAAACCTTGGTAGATACCATTGCAATTGCAAATTTTGAGCATTACTCTTCTAATTTAAAAGAATTTGAAATGCTGAGCAGTCTTATTTATCCCACAGAAAACTGGGAAACACTTGGGAGATTCACTGTCGCAAATGCGAAGCATGCTCAGAGTTTCACATTTCCCGAGCCAAAGTGGGCGAGGTACTTGAAGTTCAATTTGCTAAGCCATTATGGTTCTGCAAGCTATTGTACACTGAGTATGCTTGAGGTGTACGGAATGGATGctgtggaaaagatgctcgagaacTTGATCCCAGTTGAGAATAGAAATGCTGAATCTGATGACAAATCGAAGGAGCCAATTGAGCAACCACCTTTGAAGGAGCCTAGTGGTGGAAAAGACTCCTCACAGGAACCCCTTGATGAAGAtgaatttgaggtagaagatgataAGCCAAATGGAGATTCATCAAGGAATGGTgttcatgatcagattgtagagacAAGGACACTTCAGGCTGGCAGAATTCCTGGAGATACAGTTCTTAAGATACTGATGCAGAAAGTTCAGTCTCTTGATGTGAGCTTTTCTGTATTGGAGCGGTACCTAGAGGAACTCAACAGCAGATATGGACAAATTTTTAAGGATTTCGATTCTGATATTGATAGCAAAGATGCACTCTTGGAGAAGATAAAATTGGAGTTGAAGGAGCTTCAGAGCAGCAAAAATGACTTT GCGAGAGATATTGAAAGTATCCTTTCATGGAAGTCAGTTGCCTCCTCGCAGTTAGACCAACTTGTCCTGGATAATCTCATACTCAG ATCTGAGTATGAGCGATTTCGGGATAAGCAGGTTGACCTGGAGAATAGGAGCTTTGTTGTTATATTCCTGTGTTTTATTTTTGGATGCCTAGCCATAGCTAAATTGTCCATAGGTATGATATTCAATATTTGTAGGTTATATGATTGTGAAAAGTTGGATATGGTAAAATCCGGATGGCTTGTGCTGCTGCTGAGCAGCTGCATTGTGGCCTCCATTTTGGTAATACAGTGA